A genomic stretch from Tribolium castaneum strain GA2 chromosome 6, icTriCast1.1, whole genome shotgun sequence includes:
- the LOC103314143 gene encoding uncharacterized protein LOC103314143 isoform X2 encodes MINSWRLVVVFFIQANAFDEKGYYWKEYTGVIPPDALPGGKDSNDEDLFIGQAYIHNHGLYVVQICPGTMTVNAGWWGVKKATNDIKILCAKKPENFEWVPSSQTTFHKDMVNKTPVPGGYDFINNDGTMHIGRIRYQEFVKVGGIWSAKKDNSWLYFDYNNVLKRISMYEALVYNESK; translated from the exons ATGATCAACTCGTGGCGTCTTgttgttgtatttttcattcaaGCAAATGCGTTTGATGAAAAAG GCTACTACTGGAAGGAATACACCGGTGTTATTCCTCCAGACGCCCTTCCAGGCGGCAAAGACTCAAACGATGAGGACCTATTTATCGGACAAGCTTACATCCACAACCATGGTCTTTACGTTGTGCAAATTTGTCCCGGAACAATGACCGTCAATGCTGGTTGGTGGGGTGTCAAGAAAGCAACAAacgatattaaaattttgtgtgcCAAAAAACCGGAAAATTTTGAATGGGTGCCGTCGTCCCAAACAACGTTTCATAAAGACATGGTCAACAAAACCCCAGTGCCTGGAGGTTACGATTTTATCAACAACGATGGAACTATGCACATTGGGCGTATAAGGTACCAGGAGTTTGTGAAAGTTGGAGGGATCTGGTCGGCGAAAAAAGACAACTCTTGGCTGTACTTCGATTACAACAATGTTTTAAAACGAATTTCGATGTACGAAGCTTTGGTTTATAACGagtcaaaataa
- the LOC103314143 gene encoding uncharacterized protein LOC103314143 isoform X1, which translates to MLNSLIFCSIFVLLPHYGNTDREYYWKEYTDGLIPPDAFPGGKALSGCDTYIGQAYIHGQGLYIVQIFPGKKQVDAAWNGVKKATNDIKILCTENPENFEWMPTSSQLYHFNTTRVQPVPGGYDFVNNDGLFHVGRLAYQGVVKIGGIWSSQIEKADFYFGHDNALKKATLYEALVYRKVVYDIDVRTN; encoded by the exons ATGCTAAACTCTCTtattttttgctcaattttcgttttattgccACATTATGGAAACACAGACAGAG AATATTATTGGAAGGAATACACCGATGGGTTAATCCCACCTGACGCTTTTCCTGGTGGAAAGGCCTTAAGTGGTTGTGACACCTACATTGGACAAGCATACATCCACGGACAAGGCCTTTACATTGTGCAAATTTTTCCCGGAAAAAAGCAAGTCGACGCTGCTTGGAACGGCGTAAAAAAGGCCACCAACGATATTAAA aTCTTGTGTACCGAAAATCCTGAAAATTTTGAGTGGATGCCAACGTCCAGTCAGTTGTACCATTTTAATACCACGAGGGTACAACCAGTACCAGGAGGGTACGATTTTGTGAACAACGATGGGCTTTTCCATGTTGGTAGATTGGCGTATCAAGGAGTCGTAAAAATTGGGGGCATTTGGTCGTCACAAATTGAAAAGgccgatttttattttgggcATGACAATGCCCTCAAGAAAGCCACTTTGTACGAAGCGCTAGTCTATCGCAAAGTGGTTTATGATATCGATGTTCGGACAAATTAG
- the LOC103314143 gene encoding uncharacterized protein LOC103314143 isoform X3: METQTEEYTDGLIPPDAFPGGKALSGCDTYIGQAYIHGQGLYIVQIFPGKKQVDAAWNGVKKATNDIKILCTENPENFEWMPTSSQLYHFNTTRVQPVPGGYDFVNNDGLFHVGRLAYQGVVKIGGIWSSQIEKADFYFGHDNALKKATLYEALVYRKVVYDIDVRTN, translated from the exons ATGGAAACACAGACAGAG GAATACACCGATGGGTTAATCCCACCTGACGCTTTTCCTGGTGGAAAGGCCTTAAGTGGTTGTGACACCTACATTGGACAAGCATACATCCACGGACAAGGCCTTTACATTGTGCAAATTTTTCCCGGAAAAAAGCAAGTCGACGCTGCTTGGAACGGCGTAAAAAAGGCCACCAACGATATTAAA aTCTTGTGTACCGAAAATCCTGAAAATTTTGAGTGGATGCCAACGTCCAGTCAGTTGTACCATTTTAATACCACGAGGGTACAACCAGTACCAGGAGGGTACGATTTTGTGAACAACGATGGGCTTTTCCATGTTGGTAGATTGGCGTATCAAGGAGTCGTAAAAATTGGGGGCATTTGGTCGTCACAAATTGAAAAGgccgatttttattttgggcATGACAATGCCCTCAAGAAAGCCACTTTGTACGAAGCGCTAGTCTATCGCAAAGTGGTTTATGATATCGATGTTCGGACAAATTAG
- the LOC107398563 gene encoding odorant receptor 98a gives MATFLLYKTEMLDLIKKSERFWKLDRFGDLQAKNLHSTYPIFQIFFYVYVVILFLTCAMFALVNWIFDTGKPISLCYGESEGLETPWVEFYIVLQSVEVTIIFLGITGYDMVFLYYAGSVCIQFQMLKMAFAERKMNERQFLKAVKHHEFLLQYVEQLGDIYSMWFLLQYFSSLFGICFGLFLISKEGLPTEPERLSKYFPYIFSFTMQSFTFCMTGTMLSDWSSEISDEIFHSDWSDDQVYKNKTARLIVMNRAQRPAKISIGKFLDLNLRSFILLMRSVFSFLAFVNNILNRIN, from the exons ATGGCCACTTTCCTACTTTACAAAACCGAAATGCTCGACTTGATCAAGAAATCAGAACGGTTTTGGAAACTCGATCGTTTCGGCGACTTGCAGGCTAAAAATCTACACTCAACCTATCCcattttccaaatatttttctacGTTTACGTGGTGATTTTGTTTCTAACTTGTGCAATGTTTGCGCTTGTGAATTGGATTTTTGATACTGGAAAACCGATTTCGCTGTGTTATGGCGAGTCGGAAGGACTTGAAACACCATGGGTTGAGTTTTACATCGTTTTGCAGTCGGTGGAAGTTACGATTATTTTTCTGGGAATCACTGGATATGACATGGTTTTTCTCTATTACGCCGGATCTGTTTGCATACAATTCCAAATGCTGAAAATGGCTTTCGCGGAAAGGAAAATGAACGAGAGGCAATTCCTCAAAGCTGTGAAACACCACGAATTTTTGCTACAATACGTTGAGCAACTTGGTGATATTTATTCAATGTGGTTTCTGCTCCAGTATTTTTCCAGCCTTTTTGGGATTTGTTTCGGCTTGTTTTTGATTTCGAAGGAAGG GTTGCCTACAGAGCCGGAACGTCTTTCGAAATACTTTCCgtacattttttcattcaCAATGCAATCGTTTACGTTTTGTATGACTGGTACCATGTTGTCGGATTGg TCGAGCGAAATTTCAGATGAAATTTTTCACAGTGATTGGTCCGATGATCAAGTTTACAAAAACAAGACAGCAAGGCTTATTGTAATGAATCGGGCACAAAGGCCGGCTAAAATCTCAATTgggaaatttttggatttgaatTTGCGCAGTTTCATTCTT TTGATGAGGAGTGTGTTTTCCTTTCTTGCTTTCGTCAATAATATATTGAACCGAATCAATTAA
- the LOC103314144 gene encoding carboxypeptidase N subunit 2, whose amino-acid sequence MCHQDVLIISNELIEIERNAFTYCKSLQNLILYDNKVPVIRKSTFVGFWIMLKVSLENNHIERIEKGAFVATNINFLDLSRNKLVVIPADIFVKNSRLEKLSVAHNKLVFIHIQTLPKNLKQLYLDHNKLDALPDGLHLLEELKELTISHNYLSSLPHFEGLRLLEKLDVSFNNINQVGQFHFDNLTNLKYLDLSGNSLKKFNIPVNFKGEGLQQKLFLAFNRLRYLNFDGVNSELVLTLAGNPWNCKCLETMEKNILLSGASVRTVCDLKFGGLGQNPICVNDGDCSESEVPEKLFQKFRSAFQSMDCELFTDLDIFVN is encoded by the exons ATGTGTCACCAAG ACGTCCTGATCATCAGTAACGAATTAATCGAAATAGAACGCAACGCTTTTACTTATTGCAAAAGTCTCCAAAACCTCATCCTTTACGACAACAAGGTTCCAGTGATTCGAAAATCAACATTTGTCGGATTCTGGATAATGCTAAAAGTGAGTTTGGAGAATAATCACATTGAGCGAATAGAAAAAGGGGCTTTTGTGGCAACTAACATAAATTTCCTTGATTTGTCTCGTAATAAACTGGTAGTGATCCCAGCTGATATTTTCGTGAAAAACAGCCGACTTGAGAAGTTAAGTGTGGCCCACAACAAACTAGTATTTATCCACATCCAgactttaccaaaaaatttgaaacaactttACTTGGATCACAATAAACTTGACGCACTACCGGATGGGCTCCACCTTTTGGAAGAACTCAAAGAGCTCACAATTAGTCACAATTATCTAAGTAGTTTACCACATTTTGAAGGACTCAGACTTTTGGAAAAGTTGGACGTTTCGTTCAACAACATCAACCAAGTCGGCCAATTCCACTTTGATAATTTAACAAATCTGAAATACTTGGATTTGAGTGGAaatagtttgaaaaaattcaatattccGGTCAATTTCAAGGGTGAAGGACttcaacaaaaactttttttggctTTTAATCGTTTAAGATATTTGAATTTTGATGGGGTTAACAGTGAACTTGTCCTGACACTTGCTGGCAATCCGTGGAATTGTAAGTGTTTAGAAACgatggaaaaaaatattcttctgtCTGGAGCTTCCGTACGAACAGTTTGTGACTtgaaattcggtggtttgggGCAAAACCCGATTTGTGTCAATGATGGTGACTGTTCTGAAAGTGAAGTGCCAGAAAAACTGTTTCAGAAGTTCAGGAGTGCCTTTCAGAGTATGGACTGTGAGCTTTTCACAGACTTGGATATTTTTGTGAACtag
- the Reck gene encoding reversion-inducing cysteine-rich protein with Kazal motifs isoform X1 yields the protein MSFQTNKSAIFSLCFIVLYTRILAQDLMCCSHTTGSCRSVCEKISLAQLAADSRLRNETVEEVRKFCSPQLSPFWECLNATFKDMSRGESWSGRVCCPIPQSNSCRKACITATSTQDLAQGCRQSDEIEFFRCLERQKSGEECCSNARSDDCHQVCLEIFRSRWTPNPPLRLKVQEMCEANSPKVMDCVKDFIKVTPAKDLHKKKHCCDMSNQSKCRETCKKLLSMKNITVQESIDGLQLGGCGSPLPQEYFWSCFLKSTETAETTVEVSRIERVGMDSAKSHCCPRAASHSCQKLCTKTFTKFWSTSWDEFYNRCLTQVMEENLRNCIDEVDEPCELGCDGLSFCTNFNNRPTELFRSCNTQADEAARNDVSVWQFQNKLTLPGLILPLKNISQCSPNVWKTVACTLQIKPCSRHSHANQICRDVCLDILSKCVDWTRISPEHSAETICASLSPEDPNVSCIRLQNFLYPSETSVQRISEQVFSPCKGNPCEPNEVCLLNRKCIHGTNCLPYKCVPGCKLGEVSEYKVPHGTYVWIPNDNNNKQQSCLKICKCNAGKIEECQPLLCVKLKPCLMGTAMHGTSFNIDCKTCSCFASEDICSKKQCESSALTGENTAYTTLPCNCVPHYVPVCGKDGNNYPSACLAKCAGLTDSEIEPAPCEDPCRSHTCPIGHKCVPRPQICLFSREHRDCKQYECINGTTNCHNLPKSPVCSTNNTEFDNSCLLAHHNAKLAYHGPCLRNCRHEGVVCGFNGRTYISECAAWADMVSVDYVGRCRRVGLIGTTKTKRCPDVKCQALPDPNCLGVTPPGACCPICGGTLNLLYSRQQINRALYALDTNTDSLTLKAMLKALDRQIQVAQCVLRGYLTVEMDIFVTVQTTEKYPSKLQLEACVQEAEKIASLVNMQSPRIVSEVTLSSLTLANVIHVNSASSLGATMVFVVLLLRLF from the exons ATGTCATTTCAGACTAATAAAAGTGCCATTTTTTCCCTTTGCTTTATTGTGCTTTACACCCGGATATTAGCGCAAG ATTTAATGTGCTGTTCGCATACCACCGGCTCCTGCAGAAGTGTATGCGAGAAG ATATCTTTGGCTCAATTGGCGGCCGATAGTCGTCTAAGGAACGAAACTGTGGAAGAAGTACGGAAATTCTGTTCACCTCAGCTG AGTCCGTTCTGGGAGTGCCTCAATGCAACGTTCAAAG ATATGTCGCGTGGAGAGTCGTGGTCAGGCCGCGTCTGCTGCCCCATCCCCCAAAGCAACAGCTGCCGAAAAGCTTGCATTACTGCAACCTCCACTCAAGACCTGGCCCAAGGTTGCCGCCAAAGCGACGAAATCGAATTTTTCCGCTGCTTAGAACGCCAAAAAAGCGGAGAAGAGTGTTGCAGTAATGCGAGAAGTGACGATTGCCACCAGGTGTGTCTTGAAATCTTTAGGAGTCGGTGGACGCCTAATCCGCCACTACGACTCAAAGTCCAGGAAATGTGCGAAGCCAACAGTCCCAAAGTCATGGACTGTGTCAAGGATTTCATTAAAGTGACGCCGGCAAAGGATTTACacaaaa AGAAGCACTGTTGCGACATGTCCAACCAGAGCAAGTGTCGCGAAACTTGCAAAAAACTACTCTCTATGAAAAATATCACGGTCCAAGAGAGCATAGATGGGTTACAGTTGGGTGGGTGTGGGTCACCTCTCCCCCAGGAGTACTTCTGGTCCTGTTTCCTCAAATCGACCGAAACTGCTGAAACCACAGTCGAAGTTTCACGAATCGAAAGGGTTGGGATGGATTCGGCAAAATCCCACTGTTGTCCAAGGGCCGCAAGTCACTCGTGCCAAAAACTGTGCACTAAGACATTCACCAAGTTTTGGTCAACGTCCTGGGACGAGTTTTACAATCGGTGTTTGACGCAAGTCATGGAGGAGAACTTAAGGAATTGTATCGATGAAG tGGACGAACCATGCGAGCTTGGATGCGATGGTCTTagtttttgtacaaatttcaACAACCGACCGACTGAGTTGTTCCGTTCTTGTAACACTCAAGCAGACGAAGCGGCCCGGAATGACGTTTCCGTGTGGCAATTTCAGAACAAATTAACACTCCCTGGACTTATCCTCCCACTTAAAAACATCTCTCAATGCTCGCCAAATGTCTGGAAGACTGTGGCCTGCACTCTCCAGATTAAACCCTGTTCGAGGCACAGTCATGCCAATCAAATTTGTCGCGACGTTTGCCTGGATATTCTCTCGAAATGTGTGGATTGGACCCGAATATCACCTGAACATTCGGCTGAAACGATCTGTGCTAGTTTATCACCCGAAGATCCGAACGTTTCCTGCATCCGTCTTCAAAATTTCCTATATCCAAGTGAGACAAGTGTCCAGAGAATCAGCGAACAGGTTTTTTCGCCGTGTAAAGGCAACCCATGTGAGCCCAACGAAGTGTGCCTTTTAAACCGAAAATGCATCCATGGGACCAATTGTCTCCCGTACAAGTGTGTCCCTGGGTGCAAACTAGGCGAAGTGAGCGAGTACAAAGTACCACACGGTACCTATGTCTGGATCCCCAATGACAATAACAACAAACAACAAAGTTGCTTGAAGATTTGTAAATGCAACGCGGGGAAAATCGAAGAATGCCAACCTCTCCTGTGCGTCAAACTCAAACCATGTCTCATGGGCACCGCCATGCATGGTACTTCATTTAATATCGACTGCAAGACGTGTAGTTGTTTTGCGAGTGAGGATATTTGTAGCAAGAAACAATGTGAAAGTAGTGCCCTGACGGGCGAAAACACAGCTTACACCACACTGCCTTGTAATTGTGTCCCACATTACGTACCAGTGTGTGGGAAAGATGGTAATAATTACCCATCGGCCTGTTTAGCCAA gTGCGCCGGTTTGACCGACTCTGAGATTGAACCAGCCCCATGTGAGGACCCATGCCGCTCCCACACCTGTCCCATCGGCCACAAGTGCGTCCCAAGACCCCAAATTTGTCTCTTCTCGCGCGAGCATCGCGATTGCAAACAATACGAGTGCA TTAATGGTACCACCAATTGCCACAACCTGCCCAAATCCCCCGTCTGCAGTACCAACAACACCGAATTCGACAACTCCTGTCTTTTGGCGCACCATAACGCCAAACTGGCCTACCATGGCCCCTGTTTGCGCAACTGCCGCCACGAAGGAGTCGTTTGTGGTTTCAATGGTCGCACCTACATCTCAGAATGTGCAGCATGGGCTGACATGGTCTCCGTTGATTACGTTGGGCGTTGTAGAAGAGTCGGTTTAATTGGAACCACCAAAACCAAGCGATGTCCCGACGTGAAATGCCAGGCTTTGCCCGACCCCAATTGTCTCGGAGTGACCCCACCGGGGGCTTGCTGCCCCATTTGTGGCGGTACCCTTAACTTGCTCTACTCCCGCCAGCAAATAAACCGAGCTTTGTATGCCCTGGACACAAACACTGATTCCCTGACTTTGAAAGCGATGCTCAAAGCTCTGGATCGGCAAATTCAAGTCGCGCAATGTGTACTTCGAGGGTATTTGACTGTGGAAATGGATATTTTCGTGACGGTGCAAACGACAGAGAAGTACCCGTCCAAGTTGCAGCTCGAGGCTTGTGTGCAAGAGGCGGAGAAGATCGCAAGTTTGGTCAATATGCAAAGTCCGAGGATTGTGAGTGAAGTTACGTTGAGTTCGCTCACTTTGGCTAATGTTATCCATGTGAATTCGGCGTCGAGTTTGGGGGCAACGATGGTTTTTGTGGTTTTGTTATTGAGATTGTTTTGA
- the Reck gene encoding reversion-inducing cysteine-rich protein with Kazal motifs isoform X2, protein MSRGESWSGRVCCPIPQSNSCRKACITATSTQDLAQGCRQSDEIEFFRCLERQKSGEECCSNARSDDCHQVCLEIFRSRWTPNPPLRLKVQEMCEANSPKVMDCVKDFIKVTPAKDLHKKKHCCDMSNQSKCRETCKKLLSMKNITVQESIDGLQLGGCGSPLPQEYFWSCFLKSTETAETTVEVSRIERVGMDSAKSHCCPRAASHSCQKLCTKTFTKFWSTSWDEFYNRCLTQVMEENLRNCIDEVDEPCELGCDGLSFCTNFNNRPTELFRSCNTQADEAARNDVSVWQFQNKLTLPGLILPLKNISQCSPNVWKTVACTLQIKPCSRHSHANQICRDVCLDILSKCVDWTRISPEHSAETICASLSPEDPNVSCIRLQNFLYPSETSVQRISEQVFSPCKGNPCEPNEVCLLNRKCIHGTNCLPYKCVPGCKLGEVSEYKVPHGTYVWIPNDNNNKQQSCLKICKCNAGKIEECQPLLCVKLKPCLMGTAMHGTSFNIDCKTCSCFASEDICSKKQCESSALTGENTAYTTLPCNCVPHYVPVCGKDGNNYPSACLAKCAGLTDSEIEPAPCEDPCRSHTCPIGHKCVPRPQICLFSREHRDCKQYECINGTTNCHNLPKSPVCSTNNTEFDNSCLLAHHNAKLAYHGPCLRNCRHEGVVCGFNGRTYISECAAWADMVSVDYVGRCRRVGLIGTTKTKRCPDVKCQALPDPNCLGVTPPGACCPICGGTLNLLYSRQQINRALYALDTNTDSLTLKAMLKALDRQIQVAQCVLRGYLTVEMDIFVTVQTTEKYPSKLQLEACVQEAEKIASLVNMQSPRIVSEVTLSSLTLANVIHVNSASSLGATMVFVVLLLRLF, encoded by the exons ATGTCGCGTGGAGAGTCGTGGTCAGGCCGCGTCTGCTGCCCCATCCCCCAAAGCAACAGCTGCCGAAAAGCTTGCATTACTGCAACCTCCACTCAAGACCTGGCCCAAGGTTGCCGCCAAAGCGACGAAATCGAATTTTTCCGCTGCTTAGAACGCCAAAAAAGCGGAGAAGAGTGTTGCAGTAATGCGAGAAGTGACGATTGCCACCAGGTGTGTCTTGAAATCTTTAGGAGTCGGTGGACGCCTAATCCGCCACTACGACTCAAAGTCCAGGAAATGTGCGAAGCCAACAGTCCCAAAGTCATGGACTGTGTCAAGGATTTCATTAAAGTGACGCCGGCAAAGGATTTACacaaaa AGAAGCACTGTTGCGACATGTCCAACCAGAGCAAGTGTCGCGAAACTTGCAAAAAACTACTCTCTATGAAAAATATCACGGTCCAAGAGAGCATAGATGGGTTACAGTTGGGTGGGTGTGGGTCACCTCTCCCCCAGGAGTACTTCTGGTCCTGTTTCCTCAAATCGACCGAAACTGCTGAAACCACAGTCGAAGTTTCACGAATCGAAAGGGTTGGGATGGATTCGGCAAAATCCCACTGTTGTCCAAGGGCCGCAAGTCACTCGTGCCAAAAACTGTGCACTAAGACATTCACCAAGTTTTGGTCAACGTCCTGGGACGAGTTTTACAATCGGTGTTTGACGCAAGTCATGGAGGAGAACTTAAGGAATTGTATCGATGAAG tGGACGAACCATGCGAGCTTGGATGCGATGGTCTTagtttttgtacaaatttcaACAACCGACCGACTGAGTTGTTCCGTTCTTGTAACACTCAAGCAGACGAAGCGGCCCGGAATGACGTTTCCGTGTGGCAATTTCAGAACAAATTAACACTCCCTGGACTTATCCTCCCACTTAAAAACATCTCTCAATGCTCGCCAAATGTCTGGAAGACTGTGGCCTGCACTCTCCAGATTAAACCCTGTTCGAGGCACAGTCATGCCAATCAAATTTGTCGCGACGTTTGCCTGGATATTCTCTCGAAATGTGTGGATTGGACCCGAATATCACCTGAACATTCGGCTGAAACGATCTGTGCTAGTTTATCACCCGAAGATCCGAACGTTTCCTGCATCCGTCTTCAAAATTTCCTATATCCAAGTGAGACAAGTGTCCAGAGAATCAGCGAACAGGTTTTTTCGCCGTGTAAAGGCAACCCATGTGAGCCCAACGAAGTGTGCCTTTTAAACCGAAAATGCATCCATGGGACCAATTGTCTCCCGTACAAGTGTGTCCCTGGGTGCAAACTAGGCGAAGTGAGCGAGTACAAAGTACCACACGGTACCTATGTCTGGATCCCCAATGACAATAACAACAAACAACAAAGTTGCTTGAAGATTTGTAAATGCAACGCGGGGAAAATCGAAGAATGCCAACCTCTCCTGTGCGTCAAACTCAAACCATGTCTCATGGGCACCGCCATGCATGGTACTTCATTTAATATCGACTGCAAGACGTGTAGTTGTTTTGCGAGTGAGGATATTTGTAGCAAGAAACAATGTGAAAGTAGTGCCCTGACGGGCGAAAACACAGCTTACACCACACTGCCTTGTAATTGTGTCCCACATTACGTACCAGTGTGTGGGAAAGATGGTAATAATTACCCATCGGCCTGTTTAGCCAA gTGCGCCGGTTTGACCGACTCTGAGATTGAACCAGCCCCATGTGAGGACCCATGCCGCTCCCACACCTGTCCCATCGGCCACAAGTGCGTCCCAAGACCCCAAATTTGTCTCTTCTCGCGCGAGCATCGCGATTGCAAACAATACGAGTGCA TTAATGGTACCACCAATTGCCACAACCTGCCCAAATCCCCCGTCTGCAGTACCAACAACACCGAATTCGACAACTCCTGTCTTTTGGCGCACCATAACGCCAAACTGGCCTACCATGGCCCCTGTTTGCGCAACTGCCGCCACGAAGGAGTCGTTTGTGGTTTCAATGGTCGCACCTACATCTCAGAATGTGCAGCATGGGCTGACATGGTCTCCGTTGATTACGTTGGGCGTTGTAGAAGAGTCGGTTTAATTGGAACCACCAAAACCAAGCGATGTCCCGACGTGAAATGCCAGGCTTTGCCCGACCCCAATTGTCTCGGAGTGACCCCACCGGGGGCTTGCTGCCCCATTTGTGGCGGTACCCTTAACTTGCTCTACTCCCGCCAGCAAATAAACCGAGCTTTGTATGCCCTGGACACAAACACTGATTCCCTGACTTTGAAAGCGATGCTCAAAGCTCTGGATCGGCAAATTCAAGTCGCGCAATGTGTACTTCGAGGGTATTTGACTGTGGAAATGGATATTTTCGTGACGGTGCAAACGACAGAGAAGTACCCGTCCAAGTTGCAGCTCGAGGCTTGTGTGCAAGAGGCGGAGAAGATCGCAAGTTTGGTCAATATGCAAAGTCCGAGGATTGTGAGTGAAGTTACGTTGAGTTCGCTCACTTTGGCTAATGTTATCCATGTGAATTCGGCGTCGAGTTTGGGGGCAACGATGGTTTTTGTGGTTTTGTTATTGAGATTGTTTTGA
- the LOC663279 gene encoding enoyl-[acyl-carrier-protein] reductase, mitochondrial has translation MATLTRQLANSIKVQLNLNFFRPNSTATKLVYAEHGDPIKVVHTANEPIPKPKDDEVVIKMLAAPVNPADINTIQGKYPSRPPLPAVPGNEGVGEVVSVGQGVNDLKEGDRVVPLVNALGTWRTHTVVSKNNVLKVPKKLGLVEAATLTVNPCTAFRMLRDFVDLKPGDTVIQNGANSACGQNVIQICRAWGLRSVNIVRDRAGIDELRCFLQNLGANHVLTEEELRKTEIFKSGKLEKPKLALNCVGGQNALEVMRHLDKGGTMVTYGGMSREPVTVPTSALIFKDLRIRGFWMTDWTKQNADSVDRFEMFEELISMMTTNELQGPAFKMVSFEQYKEALMNTMTIKGMIGKKYILEFK, from the coding sequence ATGGCCACCCTGACCCGCCAGTTGGCCAATTCAATCAAAGTGCAACTTAACCTCAACTTCTTTCGGCCCAACAGTACCGCTACCAAGCTAGTCTATGCCGAACATGGGGACCCCATCAAAGTCGTCCACACAGCAAACGAACCTATTCCTAAGCCCAAAGACGACGAAGTCGTCATTAAAATGCTTGCAGCCCCCGTGAACCCCGCTGACATAAACACAATCCAAGGGAAGTATCCCTCACGGCCGCCTTTACCTGCAGTTCCCGGGAACGAAGGTGTCGGGGAAGTTGTCAGTGTGGGGCAAGGTGTGAACGATCTCAAGGAGGGCGATCGTGTGGTGCCCCTTGTCAACGCTTTGGGGACCTGGAGGACACACACCGTTGTCTCCAAAAACAACGTTTTGAAAGTTCCGAAAAAATTGGGGCTTGTGGAGGCTGCCACCCTTACAGTTAACCCCTGTACGGCCTTTCGAATGCTGCGTGATTTCGTCGATTTGAAGCCTGGAGACACTGTTATCCAAAATGGGGCCAATTCTGCATGTGGACAAAACGTGATTCAGATTTGCCGCGCCTGGGGGCTCAGGAGCGTGAATATTGTGCGAGACAGGGCCGGCATTGACGAATTGCGCTGTTTCCTCCAGAATCTGGGGGCTAACCATGTCCTCACTGAAGAGGAGTTGAGAAAAACCGAGATTTTTAAAAGCGGAAAgcttgaaaaaccgaagtTGGCCTTGAATTGTGTCGGGGGGCAGAATGCCTTGGAGGTCATGCGGCATTTGGACAAAGGGGGCACCATGGTGACGTATGGAGGGATGTCGAGGGAGCCGGTGACAGTCCCCACTTCGGCGCTTATTTTCAAAGATTTGAGAATAAGGGGGTTCTGGATGACCGATTGGACGAAGCAAAATGCCGATAGTGTTGATCGATTTGAAATGTTTGAAGAGTTGATTTCGATGATGACGACCAATGAGCTGCAAGGACCCGCGTTTAAAATGGTCAGTTTTGAGCAGTACAAGGAGGCCTTGATGAACACCATGACCATCAAGGGGATGATCGGCAAAAAATACATCTtagagtttaaataa
- the LOC663260 gene encoding polycomb group RING finger protein 3 — MDRKIKLKSLNPYITCNICKGYLIDATAITECLHTFCKSCLIKHLEANTNCPTCDMVIHHSYPRQYINFDRTMQDIVYKLVPGLQESEIEREQQFYRQRGLPCPKEMLIGEETKEKSPEPDDGNQEELINLCLECAFTNQIKQVFVRVPTRTTVLYLKKFIARKIFKIEDLHSVVVFCNCEEVDERDTMKYIYLSKWKFDDVPLVLKCQQKIKT, encoded by the coding sequence ATGGATCGTAAAATTAAGCTAAAATCTCTAAACCCTTACATAACGTGCAATATCTGCAAAGGCTACTTAATCGACGCCACTGCCATAACAGAATGCCTTCACACATTTTGTAAAAGTTGCCTTATTAAACATTTAGAAGCCAACACCAACTGCCCCACTTGCGATATGGTCATACACCATTCGTACCCCCGGCAGTACATTAATTTCGACCGAACGATGCAAGACATAGTCTATAAATTAGTCCCAGGACTACAAGAGAGTGAAATCGAGCGGGAACAGCAATTTTACAGACAACGGGGGCTGCCATGCCCCAAAGAAATGCTCATAGGGGAGGAGACCAAAGAGAAATCACCGGAACCGGACGATGGGAATCAAGAGGAATTAATTAACCTATGTCTAGAATGCGCATTCACAAATCAAATCAAACAAGTTTTTGTGAGGGTTCCTACGCGAACGACTGTCttatatttaaagaaatttatcgccaggaaaatatttaaaattgaggATTTGCACagtgttgttgttttttgcaaTTGTGAAGAGGTGGACGAGAGGGACACAATGAAGTACATTTATTTGAGCAAGTGGAAGTTTGATGATGTGCCTTTAGTGCTGAAATGCCAGCAGAAAATTAAGACTTGA